One genomic segment of Oreochromis niloticus isolate F11D_XX unplaced genomic scaffold, O_niloticus_UMD_NMBU tig00007365_pilon, whole genome shotgun sequence includes these proteins:
- the LOC109196101 gene encoding zinc finger protein 271-like encodes MFVRADSPMEEFVDDENQQQMLTLAENNPDRLHEVVGVEFFEEQLDLPSQQGGNVCLFDQFGKRFRSLSHLKRHTAEKPYSCNECDKRFSQSSDLKLHQRIHTGEKPYVCNECGKSFSRSSDLKVHQRIHTGEKPYACNECGKSFSRSSDLKVHQRIHTGEKPYAYNECGKSFSRSSDLKVHQRIHTGEKHYACNECGKSFSRSSDLKVHQRIHTGERPYAYNECGKSFSRSSDLKVHQRIHTGEKPYAYNECGKSFSRSSDLKVHQRIHTGEKPYAYNECGKSFSRSSDLKVHQRIHTGERPYACNECGKSFSRSSDLKVHQRIHTGEKPYACNECGKSFSRSSDLKVHQRIHTGEKPYACNECGKSFSRSSDLKVHQRIHTGEKPYAYNECGKSFSRSSDLKVHQRIHTGEKPYAYNECGKSFSRSSDLKVHQRIHTGEKHYACNECGKSFSRSSDLKVHQRIHTGEKPYACNECGKSFSRSSDLKVHQRIHTGERPYACNECGKSFSRSSDLKVHQRIHTGEKPYAYNECGKSFSHLYSLKVHQHNHTEDKPHSCDQCGKGFSVSSHLKRHQRIHTGEKPYICQKCRRRFRHSSTFKRHKNTCRRIPRT; translated from the exons ATGTTTGTCAGAGCTGATTCACCGATGGAGGAGTTTGTGGACGATGAGAACCAGCAGCAAATGCTGACACTGGCAGAG AACAACCCAGACAGACTTCATGAGGTGGTTGGGGTAGAGTTTTTTGAAGAACAGCTTGATCTTCCCAGCCAACAAGGAGGCAATGTCTGCCTCTTTGACCAGTTTGGGAAAAGATTCAGGAGTTTATCACATTTGAAGCGTCACACTGCGGAAAAACCCTACTCCTGCAATGAGTGTGACAAGCGCTTCAGTCAGTCATCAGACCTGAAACTTCATCAGCGTATCCACACTGGAGAAAAGCCCTATGTCTGCAATGAGTGTGGAAAGAGCTTCAGTAGATCATCAGACCTGAAGGTTCATCAGCGTATCCACACTGGAGAAAAGCCCTATGCCTGCAATGAGTGTGGAAAGAGCTTCAGTAGGTCATCAGACCTGAAGGTTCATCAGCGTATCCACACTGGAGAAAAGCCCTATGCCTACAATGAGTGTGGAAAGAGCTTCAGTAGATCATCAGACCTGAAGGTTCATCAGCGTATCCACACTGGAGAAAAGCACTATGCCTGCAATGAGTGTGGAAAGAGCTTCAGTAGATCATCAGACCTGAAGGTTCATCAGCGTATCCACACTGGAGAAAGGCCCTATGCCTACAATGAGTGTGGAAAGAGCTTCAGTAGGTCATCAGACCTGAAGGTTCATCAGCGTATCCACACTGGAGAAAAGCCCTATGCCTACAATGAGTGTGGAAAGAGCTTCAGTAGATCATCAGACCTGAAGGTTCATCAGCGTATCCACACTGGAGAAAAGCCCTATGCCTACAATGAGTGTGGAAAGAGCTTCAGTAGATCATCAGACCTGAAGGTTCATCAGCGTATCCACACTGGAGAAAGGCCCTATGCCTGCAATGAGTGTGGAAAGAGCTTCAGTAGATCATCAGACCTGAAGGTTCATCAGCGTATCCACACTGGAGAAAAGCCCTATGCCTGCAATGAGTGTGGAAAGAGCTTCAGTAGATCATCAGACCTGAAGGTTCATCAGCGTATCCACACTGGAGAAAAGCCCTATGCCTGCAATGAGTGTGGAAAAAGCTTCAGTAGATCATCAGACCTGAAGGTTCATCAGCGTATCCACACTGGAGAAAAGCCCTATGCCTACAATGAGTGTGGAAAGAGCTTCAGTAGGTCATCAGACCTGAAGGTTCATCAGCGTATCCACACTGGAGAAAAGCCCTATGCCTACAATGAGTGTGGAAAGAGCTTCAGTAGATCATCAGACCTGAAGGTTCATCAGCGTATCCACACTGGAGAAAAGCACTATGCCTGCAATGAGTGTGGAAAGAGCTTCAGTAGATCATCAGACCTGAAGGTTCATCAGCGTATCCACACTGGAGAAAAGCCCTATGCCTGCAATGAGTGTGGAAAGAGCTTCAGTAGATCATCAGACCTGAAGGTTCATCAGCGTATCCACACTGGAGAAAGGCCCTATGCCTGCAATGAGTGTGGAAAGAGCTTCAGTAGATCATCAGACCTGAAGGTTCATCAGCGTATCCACACTGGAGAAAAGCCCTATGCCTACAATGAGTGTGGAAAGAGCTTCAGTCATCTATATAGTCTGAAGGTACATCAGCATAACCACACTGAAGACAAGCCCCACtcctgtgatcagtgtgggaagGGTTTCAGTGTGTCATCACATCTGAAGCGTCATCAGCgaatccacactggagagaaacCGTACATCTGTCAAAAGTGTAGGAGGCGTTTCAGGCACTCATCCACTTTCAAACGTCACAAGAATACATGTAGACGCATCCCCCGAACCTAA